From the Aspergillus puulaauensis MK2 DNA, chromosome 1, nearly complete sequence genome, the window CGCGATACCCGTATTAGGGATCCCGTAGCCACTTCACTTCAGCTCACCGTATTTCAACTCATGCCAATTATTTGACACCTGCCCGCTCGAGaaccttctctctctccatGACACTCTCGCCGAACCGCAAGAGGAAAATAGTCCGACTGGGCCACAATTCCGTAGGCTGATTATGGGCTGTGACTTTGGCCTCGAAGCCACATCCGTCACACACTCCCTCGATTATACCCGCCACAAAGGCTGCGCAGTTAAGTTGGTTCATCTCCTTGGGAACACTGATATATGTGTTTACAAGTGGGTCATTATCTGTAATCATATATTCGTTCGGCGTGTCCGGTGACACCGAGTGTTCAAGAGCATCCGCGGGACGGTTGAAAAGGAGTCGCCAGAGGGGTCCGTGGATAAGATGTAAAAGGGGTAGGACTCGGAGTGGTCTATTAggtggtgatgctgaggttgaggagcttgaaagagcagatgaggaagagctaGACATTGTTCGGTAGAAGAGGAGATCGAGTAAACGGAGGCCGAGGGGGTATCCTTGTTCGTTTAACCTGGTATTGACGTTAGTCTTGTGCTAAGGAGATGGAATTGGGAGGCTCACCGTCTCTCGAGGTCTTGTATACCAGTAACCCTCCTCTGGGCGTACGTAACCATCTCTCCAAATAGAAAGGCGAAGCTCGCCCGGCTGGATTCCGCATTCCTGCTGCGATTTAGGTGCCTATCGTAGATGGTTTTGCGGTTTGATGGGACGCGAAGTCCAGGAGTTGTCTGTGTCGGAGTTTGGACCTGTGGTTGCTGAGGGAGCTGCTTCTCGGTGGGGGTAACAGTTGCAGCGCTGTGCACACTGCTGCTCATAGACACGATGGAGGAATGTCGTGGGGGGTGCGACATGGTGTATCGAGCTAAAGGGCGGGGGGTGAGTGGTCCAGCAGACAAACGGGATGGGGCGAGCAGGGTTGTTTCGTTTCAATTGGGCGAACTATACGCAGAACATGGTGGCTTGGTCGGATTCACAAGGCTGGATAGGACACTCTCAGGAACAAGATGGCTGGCGTCGGCCATAGTGGGTTGGCGGAGTCGTGGCGGAGTTCCGCTCTCACCACAAAGACTACGGCGCACCACAAACGCAGTTTGCGCGGATTGGGGCCGATTCTGTCTCAGCCAATCCACGTCCAATGACCTTGATCGCCCTCTCTCTCTTGGGCACCTGTTGAGGCTAGGTGCTGGGGCGGTGCCAAACATTAATAGCGCTTGTTAAGTTGTTATGGTTCGGTGTGCCGTGATCCGGATGGCCGAATCAAAAGGGCTGTTATTTATTAGCCGTCGACGCCCGGATTCCTGACGACTCAGGCGGATATCTCTCTATAAACCAGGCGTACTCAAAACGATGATGGATCGACTATACGGACTACTCACCGGGAAGACCCCCGAAGAGGTCCAAGCCCGCAAGCAGCAAAAACAGCGAGCCAAGGCTCGTCGCCAGCGTCAACGAGAGCAGCGCAATCGCGAAAAAGACCCGATGACTGGGTGGAAAGCAGCACGTCCATTCATGGGCGTACTGGGACAGTCATGGAAGCCTTAATTCAAGGAATTAAGGCGACTCGTGACTGCCACGAAAATCCAACGAGATCAAACTGTATGTTCCCACAATGAATATAGGGGGAGAAGAGGCTAATAAGCACCCAGTCCCGACTTACGTTCGACGGTTTAAGGCACAATACCTCGTGAGACGCTCATGcgacatcatccagaccAAAGACCGAAGTCCTTTACCACGCGTCTGGCGATGGAGCTATGAAGTGAACTGGGTACCCGACGGACGGCTCAACAATACTCTCGGTGGATTTCATACCATAGCCCTAACGACGGCAACGATCGCCGAAATATCAAGGAAGCACCGTTAACGTTGTGCTCTGTCCTGCCGCTGCATGAAAGCTCTGGACCGGCGGATTAGAGGCCAAGTTAATCTGGGCTTCTGCCATCGAAGAAACCAAGGCCAGTCCCTTGAAAGATACATACTCCGTGCTATGCAGACTGTCTCCACCACGCGCTAGATTGGTATTTACATCGAACAAAGAGCTAAAATTTCCGATATTATACAATGCTACCTTCGT encodes:
- the TRS31 gene encoding trafficking protein particle complex subunit 5 (BUSCO:EOG09263ZW6;~COG:U;~EggNog:ENOG410PMWX;~InterPro:IPR024096,IPR007194,IPR016696;~PFAM:PF04051;~go_component: GO:0030008 - TRAPP complex [Evidence IEA];~go_process: GO:0048193 - Golgi vesicle transport [Evidence IEA]), whose translation is MSHPPRHSSIVSMSSSVHSAATVTPTEKQLPQQPQVQTPTQTTPGLRVPSNRKTIYDRHLNRSRNAESSRASFAFLFGEMVTYAQRRVTGIQDLERRLNEQGYPLGLRLLDLLFYRTMSSSSSSALSSSSTSASPPNRPLRVLPLLHLIHGPLWRLLFNRPADALEHSVSPDTPNEYMITDNDPLVNTYISVPKEMNQLNCAAFVAGIIEGVCDGCGFEAKVTAHNQPTELWPSRTIFLLRFGESVMEREKVLERAGVK